A genome region from Cognatishimia activa includes the following:
- the rplA gene encoding 50S ribosomal protein L1 — translation MAKLGKRTRAAREAFAGKSDVSVEEAVALVKGNASAKFDETVEIAVQLGVDPRHADQMVRGVVGLPNGTGKSVRVAVFARGPKAEEAQAAGADIVGAEDLMETIQGGTIDFDRCIATPDMMPIVGRLGKVLGPRNLMPNPKVGTVTMDVKAAIENAKGGEVQFKVEKAGVVHAGVGKASFDEGKLVENVRAFMGAVLKAKPAGAKGAYVKKVALSSTMGPGVTINVDNAAAE, via the coding sequence ATGGCGAAACTCGGTAAACGTACCCGCGCAGCACGCGAAGCATTTGCTGGCAAGTCCGACGTCTCTGTTGAAGAAGCAGTGGCACTGGTCAAAGGCAACGCTTCTGCGAAGTTCGATGAAACCGTCGAGATCGCTGTTCAACTCGGTGTAGACCCACGTCACGCAGACCAAATGGTTCGCGGCGTTGTTGGCCTGCCAAACGGCACCGGCAAATCCGTACGCGTCGCAGTTTTCGCACGTGGCCCAAAAGCTGAAGAAGCTCAGGCTGCAGGCGCAGACATCGTTGGCGCAGAAGACCTGATGGAAACCATCCAGGGCGGCACCATCGACTTTGATCGCTGCATCGCGACCCCTGACATGATGCCAATCGTTGGCCGTCTGGGTAAAGTTCTGGGCCCGCGCAACCTGATGCCAAACCCTAAGGTTGGCACCGTGACCATGGACGTTAAGGCTGCGATCGAAAACGCCAAGGGTGGCGAAGTTCAGTTCAAAGTCGAAAAAGCCGGTGTTGTACACGCAGGCGTCGGCAAAGCCTCCTTCGACGAAGGCAAGCTGGTCGAGAACGTACGTGCCTTCATGGGTGCAGTTCTGAAAGCCAAGCCTGCTGGCGCAAAAGGTGCTTACGTTAAGAAGGTGGCACTGAGCTCGACTATGGGCCCGGGCGTGACCATCAACGTGGACAACGCTGCAGCTGAGTAA
- the gndA gene encoding NADP-dependent phosphogluconate dehydrogenase translates to MTTASMGLIGVGTMGSALALNIAENGHDIALYNLDPSTIDDLISGAGDLAPRLTKTESVEALVAAMPTPRAIVLLVPAGGPVEASIDALLPHLAPGDTIIDGGNSDFRDTMRRTERVEAAGFQYLGVGVSGGEEGARHGPSMMVGGSKASWEPLRPVLEAIAAKFEGDPCVAHLGPDGAGHFVKTVHNGIEYADMQMIAEVYGLLRDGEGRKPSEIAPLFHRWNEGALQSYLIEITGKVLDGVDPETGQPMIDLIVDQAGQKGTGRWTVIEAIRMGQSASVIEAAVGARVLSSERVVRQAASKVLAAPETTTATFDEGDLESALMVGRILAYAQGFRILKAASEEFSWDLDYARIAEIWRAGCIIRSALLDDISQAFRSDLPHGRLILADEFAGLLETHIGALRRVVAQAVTIGLPVPALSSAVSWYDEVRQARGTADMIQGQRDFFGAHGFRRIDKDGDFHGPW, encoded by the coding sequence ATGACAACAGCGTCTATGGGTTTGATTGGCGTCGGCACAATGGGCAGCGCCTTGGCGCTCAATATTGCCGAGAATGGCCACGACATTGCGCTCTATAATCTTGACCCCTCTACCATTGATGATCTGATCTCAGGCGCGGGCGATCTCGCGCCGCGCTTGACCAAAACGGAAAGCGTTGAGGCGCTGGTGGCCGCAATGCCTACACCGCGCGCTATCGTTTTATTGGTGCCTGCAGGTGGCCCAGTTGAGGCGTCGATTGACGCTTTGCTGCCCCATCTTGCCCCGGGCGACACGATCATCGATGGCGGCAACAGCGATTTCCGCGACACCATGCGGCGCACGGAACGGGTCGAGGCCGCAGGGTTCCAATACCTCGGAGTCGGTGTCAGCGGCGGCGAAGAAGGCGCGCGGCATGGGCCGTCTATGATGGTCGGCGGGTCCAAAGCCTCTTGGGAGCCACTTCGCCCAGTGCTCGAAGCGATTGCCGCGAAATTTGAAGGCGATCCTTGTGTCGCGCACCTCGGTCCTGATGGCGCTGGGCACTTTGTTAAGACCGTTCACAATGGCATCGAATATGCCGATATGCAGATGATTGCTGAGGTCTATGGCCTGTTGCGGGATGGCGAGGGCCGCAAGCCCTCCGAGATCGCGCCGCTGTTTCATCGCTGGAATGAAGGCGCGCTGCAGAGTTACCTGATCGAGATCACAGGCAAGGTTCTGGACGGCGTGGACCCAGAAACCGGCCAGCCGATGATTGATCTGATCGTGGATCAGGCTGGGCAAAAGGGCACTGGGCGCTGGACTGTGATCGAAGCGATCCGCATGGGGCAATCGGCCTCTGTGATCGAAGCAGCCGTGGGCGCGCGGGTTCTTTCCTCAGAACGTGTCGTGCGTCAGGCAGCGTCCAAAGTCTTGGCCGCGCCAGAAACGACGACAGCGACATTTGATGAGGGCGATTTGGAGTCCGCGCTGATGGTGGGTCGCATTCTTGCGTACGCGCAGGGCTTCCGGATCCTGAAAGCCGCCTCTGAAGAATTCTCTTGGGATCTCGACTATGCCCGCATCGCCGAGATCTGGCGGGCAGGGTGCATCATTCGCTCGGCCTTGCTGGACGACATATCTCAGGCCTTCCGGTCTGACCTGCCACATGGACGCCTCATCTTGGCTGATGAGTTTGCGGGCTTGCTAGAAACCCATATAGGTGCGCTGCGCCGTGTGGTCGCGCAGGCCGTGACGATTGGCTTGCCCGTCCCAGCTCTGTCCTCGGCGGTGTCGTGGTACGACGAAGTGCGTCAGGCACGCGGCACGGCGGATATGATCCAAGGTCAACGCGATTTCTTCGGCGCCCATGGGTTCCGTCGTATCGACAAAGATGGGGATTTCCACGGGCCTTGGTAA
- the rplK gene encoding 50S ribosomal protein L11, with amino-acid sequence MAKKLAGTMKLQIPAGQANPSPPVGPALGQRGINIMEFCKAFNAKTQEMEQGAPCPTVITYYQDKSFTMDIKTPPASYYLKKAAGLKPVGKRNRPRGAENPGRETVASVSVKQVREIAEAKMKDLSANDVEAAMQIIMGSAKSMGIEVK; translated from the coding sequence ATGGCGAAGAAGCTGGCTGGTACAATGAAGCTGCAGATCCCTGCAGGTCAAGCCAACCCATCCCCGCCCGTCGGCCCTGCTCTGGGTCAGCGCGGCATCAACATCATGGAATTCTGTAAAGCGTTCAACGCGAAGACACAGGAAATGGAACAAGGTGCGCCTTGCCCAACCGTGATCACATATTATCAGGACAAGTCCTTCACCATGGACATCAAGACGCCTCCTGCGTCTTACTACCTGAAAAAAGCCGCTGGCCTGAAGCCAGTGGGCAAGCGTAACCGTCCTCGTGGTGCTGAAAACCCAGGTCGGGAAACCGTTGCATCCGTATCTGTAAAGCAGGTCCGTGAGATCGCCGAAGCGAAGATGAAAGACCTCTCCGCGAACGACGTCGAAGCAGCAATGCAAATCATCATGGGTTCCGCGAAATCCATGGGCATCGAGGTGAAGTAA